In Mastigocladopsis repens PCC 10914, a single window of DNA contains:
- the pipX gene encoding transcriptional coactivator PipX gives MNSDNSETYINHPTWGLLYRICMVDENQELFTTLYAQRLFFLVATDVKGMKFQPIGRTEARMMMENRLRNLRRTGQSQEYDQLQSVFQRTFQ, from the coding sequence ATGAACTCAGACAACTCGGAAACTTACATAAATCATCCAACTTGGGGTTTGCTCTATAGGATTTGTATGGTAGATGAGAACCAAGAGTTGTTCACAACACTGTATGCCCAACGCTTATTCTTTTTAGTGGCAACTGATGTCAAAGGTATGAAGTTTCAGCCCATTGGACGCACTGAGGCGAGAATGATGATGGAAAATCGCTTGCGTAACCTGCGTCGTACAGGGCAATCTCAGGAGTACGATCAGCTTCAGAGTGTTTTCCAACGCACCTTCCAATGA
- a CDS encoding anthranilate synthase component I, translating into MTKPWYWRSLPLENRTGSDVFAALFRHTSTSSPKIATLLESPYPTSLDRPQLTRYSICAGAPRIVDGVVQIWTPPLGQVLPFLEQLLRGQEGICSPHSPHLPFTGGWLGWLGYDIAWEIEQLPRYKSENLPFPVAFWYEPECFAILDHWEQVLWLAATNPVGLDKLEKKLEQGQQDKETIYPPLSSSPPSVLLTPHLWTSQQEYEAAVNRAKTYIQAGDIFQANLSVRFEAQTTASGWEIYRALQQINPSPFASYWQTPWGEVMSCSPERLVQLQKCPDETFRVSTRPIAGTRSRGVTPKDDQQLAQDLLSSTKERAEHIMLVDLERNDLGRVCEWGTVAVDELLTIERYSHVMHLVSNIKGSLKSDCNALDLIRAMFPGGTITGCPKVRCMEIIEELEPMRRSLFYGSCGYLDWRGNLDLNILIRTLLLAPSTKTDKGTRKTTRNSRVFPHLTSSHSLTGATSYSQLNTVWGQVGAGIVADSDPEREWYESLHKAQAQLKALTMVITQK; encoded by the coding sequence ATGACAAAACCTTGGTATTGGCGATCGCTCCCCTTAGAAAATCGTACTGGCTCTGATGTTTTCGCAGCCTTATTTCGCCATACCTCTACCTCTTCACCTAAAATTGCCACTCTCCTAGAAAGCCCCTACCCAACATCACTAGACCGTCCTCAACTAACTCGATATTCTATCTGTGCAGGCGCTCCTCGGATAGTGGATGGAGTTGTGCAAATATGGACACCACCACTTGGACAAGTTTTGCCGTTTCTGGAACAGTTACTTAGAGGACAAGAGGGAATTTGCTCCCCCCACTCCCCCCATCTTCCCTTCACAGGTGGTTGGCTAGGTTGGTTGGGTTACGACATCGCATGGGAAATTGAACAGCTACCCCGTTACAAATCTGAGAATCTACCGTTTCCTGTGGCTTTTTGGTACGAACCAGAGTGTTTTGCCATCTTAGATCACTGGGAGCAAGTTCTCTGGCTCGCCGCCACTAACCCTGTAGGATTGGATAAGTTGGAAAAGAAGTTGGAACAGGGACAACAGGACAAGGAGACAATCTATCCCCCACTCTCCTCCTCCCCTCCCTCTGTCCTCCTCACTCCTCATTTGTGGACTTCTCAACAGGAGTACGAAGCAGCGGTCAATCGTGCAAAAACATACATTCAGGCTGGAGACATTTTTCAAGCGAATCTCTCAGTGCGATTTGAAGCACAGACAACGGCTTCTGGTTGGGAAATTTATCGTGCTTTGCAGCAGATCAATCCTTCTCCTTTTGCAAGCTATTGGCAAACGCCTTGGGGAGAAGTTATGAGCTGTTCACCAGAAAGGTTAGTCCAACTGCAAAAATGTCCAGACGAGACATTTCGTGTTTCTACAAGACCAATTGCTGGAACGCGATCGCGTGGAGTCACCCCAAAGGACGATCAACAACTAGCACAAGATTTACTCAGCAGTACCAAAGAACGCGCTGAACATATTATGCTAGTCGATTTGGAACGCAATGATTTAGGGCGAGTGTGTGAATGGGGAACTGTTGCTGTTGACGAATTGCTAACAATTGAGCGTTATAGCCACGTTATGCATCTTGTCAGCAACATCAAAGGTAGCTTAAAATCTGATTGCAACGCCCTTGACTTAATTCGCGCCATGTTCCCCGGTGGCACGATCACAGGTTGCCCTAAAGTCCGCTGCATGGAAATTATTGAAGAACTAGAACCAATGCGGCGTAGTTTGTTCTATGGTTCCTGCGGCTATTTAGATTGGCGGGGTAACTTAGACTTAAATATCTTGATCCGCACTCTCCTGCTCGCTCCCTCGACAAAAACAGACAAGGGGACAAGGAAGACAACGAGGAATTCTCGTGTATTTCCCCATCTGACCAGTTCCCACTCCCTTACGGGCGCAACGTCTTACTCCCAACTTAACACTGTTTGGGGACAGGTTGGAGCAGGTATTGTTGCAGATAGCGATCCCGAGAGAGAATGGTATGAGTCTCTGCACAAAGCTCAAGCACAACTTAAGGCACTAACAATGGTTATCACTCAAAAGTGA
- a CDS encoding type II toxin-antitoxin system RelE/ParE family toxin: MQNPLHFIWGKALRFNFKDKKLEALYTEEKNAHKYPNVVDDFFEVMAIIDAAVDERDLYAQKGLRFEKLKGKRGKEEQRSLRLND, translated from the coding sequence ATGCAGAATCCACTTCATTTCATTTGGGGGAAAGCTTTGCGTTTTAATTTCAAAGACAAGAAACTTGAAGCACTGTACACAGAAGAAAAAAATGCTCATAAATACCCAAATGTCGTTGATGACTTCTTTGAAGTCATGGCAATTATTGATGCTGCTGTAGATGAGCGAGACTTGTATGCTCAGAAAGGATTGAGATTTGAGAAGCTAAAAGGAAAACGAGGAAAAGAGGAACAGCGATCGCTACGTTTAAATGACTAA